The genomic stretch CCCGTGTCGGAATCGCGGGGACGGGTTTCATGGCCCGAACCCACCTACAGCAGTACCGTGAACTGGGCGCGAACGTCGTCGCCGTCGCCGCGACGAGCGACCCGACCCCGTTCGTCGAACGCCACGACCTCGAAGCAACCGCCCACACGAGCGTCGCTGACCTCTGTGAATCGAGCGAGGTGGATTGTCTCTCCATCTGCACCCCAACCGACACCCACCGCGAACTCGTCGAATGCGCCGCAGACCACGGCATCGACGTGCTCCTCGAAAAACCGATTGCGGGAACCCTCGCGGACGCCGCCGCAATCGAACGCGCCGTGAGCGAGAGCGAGATTTCGCTGCTCGTCGGCCACGTCCTCCGGTTCGACCCCGGCTACGAGCGGGCCAGAGACGTGGTCGAAACCGACGGAATCGGTGCGCCCGGCGTCGCTCGCGCTCGACGACTGTCGCCGTTTCCCGACTGGGGATCAGGCGACTGGTACGCAGACCGCGAACGAAGCGGCGGGCTGTTCCTCGACCTCTCGATTCACGACCTCGACTATCTGCGGTCGTTGTGGGGGCCGGTCGAGCGCGTGTTCGCCCGGCGAACCGCCGGCGAGAAATTCGAGCATGGATTCGCGACGCTCCGCTTCGAGAACGGCGCGGTTGGCTACGTCGAGGCGTCGTGGGCACAACCAGAAGCTCGGAAACTCACGAGCGAACTCGAACTCGCCGGAGATGGTGGCGTCGTCGAACTTTCGAGCGACGACCACCGGCCTGTTCGAGAGTTCACCGACGACGAAGTCCGGGTCGAACGGCCGGTTTCGGCTGACGGCTACCGCCGGGAGGTCGAACACTTCCTCGCGTGCGTCGAATCGGGTGAACGACCGGCTGTGACAGTGGACGAGGCGACGACCGCGCTCAGACTGGCACTCGCGGCGAGGGAATCCGCAGCTAGCGGGCGACCAGTCGCGCCCGAGGAGGTGGACAAATGACGACGCCGCTCGGCATCCTCTCTGCGGCTCACGTCCACACCGACAGTTACGCACGCCTGCTCTCTAAGATGGACACAGTCGAACTCGTCGGCGTGGCCGACACCGACGACGAACGCGGACGGGAGTTCGCGACCCACCACGGCATCGAATCCCTGCCAACTGACACGCTACTGGACCGCGTGGACGGCGTCGTCGTCTGCTCGCCGAACGCCATGCACGACCGGTGGATTCGCGCCGCTGCCGAGGCCGGCGTGCACGTCCTCTGTGAAAAACCGCTCGCGACGAACGTCGAGACGGCCACCGACGTCGTGAGAATCTGCGAGGAGGCGGGGGTCCACCTTGGGCTCGCCATGCCGCTTCGATTTTGCGACGCGGCGCAGGCGGCGAAGGCCAGACTCGACACCGGCGACCTCGGCGCGGTGCGGGCGGTGTCGGGGACGAATCGCGGGCAGATGCCCGGTGGCTGGTTCGCCGACCCCGACCTCGCCGGCGGCGGGGCGGTGATGGACCACACCGTCCACATCGTGGACCTCGTCTACCACCTGACCGGCCAGCGCGTGACCGAGGTGTACGCCGAGGTGGACACGCGATTCCACGAGATTCCGGTCGACGACGTGAACGTCTTGTCGATGGAACTCGAAGACGGCACGCAGTTCCTGCTCGACGGATCGTGGAGCAGACCCGAACACTGGCACACCTGGGGAGACGCGACGGTCGAACTACTCTGTGCCGACGGCGTGCTGTCGGTGGACTGCTTCGACCAGTCGCTCGCCCACACCGCAGACGACGGCGACGAGCCGGGCCGGCGCACCCAGTTCGTCGGCACCGACCCGAACCGTGGCCTGCTCGAAGACTTCGCCACAGCGGTCGCCGAGAACCGTCCGCCTGCCATCCCAGGAGCAGACGGCGCAATGGCCACGGCGGTCGTCGCGGCCGCCTACCGCTCGGCGGAACGCGGCGAGCCGGTCGCCGTGGAGTACTGACGTCGCGGCGACGACTCGTTTTTGCGGGCACCAAGAACTATACACTGCGTGGTCGTCGTCTGCCCATGGAGTCAGTTAGACTCGGTTCGACCGGTATCAAGACCGCACCGCTCTCTCTCGGGACGTGGCGCTTCGGCCTCGAACGCGACGGCGTCCTCGAAACCTCCCGGGAGGAGGCCCACGAACTCCTGGACGCCGCCTACGATCGCGGCATCGATTTTATTGACACGGCGAACTCCTACGGCGGCGGCCGCAGCGAACAGTGGATTGGTGAGTGGCTCGAAGACGTGGACCGCGAAGACGTGGTCCTCGCTTCGAAGGTGTACTGGGCGATGCAAGGCGGTGAGAGTCGGAACCTCTCGCGGAAGAACATTCGCGCGGAAATCGAGGGCAGTCTCGACCGCCTCGGCACCGACTACCTCGACATCTACTACATCCACGCGTGGGACCCTGAAACCCCGATAGCAGAGACGCTGTCGGTCCTCTCTGACCTCGTTCGCGAGGGGCGCGTCCACTACCTCGCGGCGAGCAACACCGCCGCCTGGCAGTTGACGAAGGCGCTCTGGCAGAGCGACGTGCACGGCTGGGACCGCTTCGAAATCGTCCAGCCGAAGTTCAACGTCGCGTATCAAGAATCACCCGACGAGGTGCTCTCTGTGTGCGCAGACCAGGACCTCGCGGTCTGTCCGTACTCGCCGCTCGAAGGCGGCTTCCTCACCGGAAAGTACGAACGCGACGGCGACGCTCCGTCCGACTCACGCGGGGCGCGAGAATCCTGGGAGAGGCGCTTCGAGGACCGCCAGTGGCGGGTGCTCGACGAGGTTCGCGACATCGCGGACGTGAAAGAAGTGACGCCCGCACAGGTGGCGCTGCGCTGGCTCATCGACCAGGAGGCGTACACCTGCGTCCCCATCGTCGGGGCGCGAAGCGTGTCGCAACTCGACGAGAACGTCGGAGCCACGGCGTTCGAACTCTCAGGAGAGGAACGCACTCGCCTCACGGACGCCTACGAGGGGGAGTCGGCGTAGCAAAAAAGCGGGAAACAGAGATTCAGAGCGAGGTCGCGTTGATTTCGATGACGTTGACGGTGTGGTAGATTAGCTCCGAGATTTCCTCGAGTCGGTCGTCCGACATTCGACTCGTCGGGCCGATGACGCTGATGGCCCCGTAAACGCCACCGTCCTGATTGCGGATGGGCGCGCCGACGCCGACGAGACCCGGAATCGTCTCCTCGCGGTTGTAGGCGAACCCGGTCTCTCGGACCTGTTCGAGTTCGTCGCGCAGTGCCTGTTCGTCGGTTATCGTCTCGTTGGTGAGCGACTCGAAGTCGGTCGCTTCGAGGATGGCGTTCAGTTCGGACTGGGGTTTGTACGCGAGAATTGCCTTGCCCACGGCGGTGTGATAGAGATTGTTGCGATAACCGACGTAGAGTTGCGTGCGCACGGCCTGCTCGCCGCTCGCCTTGTAGAGACAGATACCCTTGTGCTGTTCTTCGACGGTGAACAGCGCCAGTTCGCCGCTTTTTTTGGCCAGTTCGTCCACCTCGTCGGTGACGAGGTCGTAGAGGGCGTGGCGGTCTCTCACGCGGTGGGCGACGTCGATAAAACGCAGGCCGAGGCGGTACTTGCCTGCGTCTTTCACGACGTAGCCGTTTTGTCTGAGCGTCGCCAGGTGACAGTGAACCGTCCCCTTCGAGATGCCAAGTTCGTTCGCCAACGCCGTCACACCCACCCGGTCGTGTTCCTGGAGCGCGTCGATGATATCGAGGGACGTCTGGACCCCCTTCACCGGATTGCGCGCTTCGTTCGTCATCATTGTTTGCTAGCATCTCACGATTCGAGCATAAATGTTTGGGATTAACAAACACCTTGATTCGAACGACCATCCTCGTGGAGTTGAGAAATGCTGGCAGAGCGCGAACCGCGCGGCGTCGCCGGCCGTTTTGGACGGAGAAACGAGGCCGGTGCGTGGTGGTTTCGATGGCCGGAGGCACAAACTATAATTAACCAGTTATCCAACGATTCCCATGGCTCATCTCACGAGACAGTGTCTAGCACGAACCGGCCGACGCGCCACGGGAGACCGGTGGACCACGGTGGTCGCCCGATGAAGTTCGGCGTCTTCCTCAATCAGTACTACACGGAAGCCGGTGAGTTCACCGAAGCGGACCTGTTCGAGCAGGCCGACCTGATGGAAGCGGTCGGCTTCGACTCTGCCACCGTCGGCGAACGCCACGTTCACGAGGAGGGGTTCGTCGAACCGATTACGGCCCTCGCCGCCCTCGCCGCCCGAACCGAGTCGCTCGAACTCGGAACCGCGGCGATGCTGCCCGCCCTCTACAACCCGCTTCACCTCGCAGAGCAGGTGGCGATGATAGACGAGTTCTCCGGCGGCCGGATGAACTTCGGAGCGGCGCTTGGC from Haladaptatus sp. QDMS2 encodes the following:
- a CDS encoding Gfo/Idh/MocA family protein; translation: MTRVGIAGTGFMARTHLQQYRELGANVVAVAATSDPTPFVERHDLEATAHTSVADLCESSEVDCLSICTPTDTHRELVECAADHGIDVLLEKPIAGTLADAAAIERAVSESEISLLVGHVLRFDPGYERARDVVETDGIGAPGVARARRLSPFPDWGSGDWYADRERSGGLFLDLSIHDLDYLRSLWGPVERVFARRTAGEKFEHGFATLRFENGAVGYVEASWAQPEARKLTSELELAGDGGVVELSSDDHRPVREFTDDEVRVERPVSADGYRREVEHFLACVESGERPAVTVDEATTALRLALAARESAASGRPVAPEEVDK
- a CDS encoding Gfo/Idh/MocA family protein translates to MTTPLGILSAAHVHTDSYARLLSKMDTVELVGVADTDDERGREFATHHGIESLPTDTLLDRVDGVVVCSPNAMHDRWIRAAAEAGVHVLCEKPLATNVETATDVVRICEEAGVHLGLAMPLRFCDAAQAAKARLDTGDLGAVRAVSGTNRGQMPGGWFADPDLAGGGAVMDHTVHIVDLVYHLTGQRVTEVYAEVDTRFHEIPVDDVNVLSMELEDGTQFLLDGSWSRPEHWHTWGDATVELLCADGVLSVDCFDQSLAHTADDGDEPGRRTQFVGTDPNRGLLEDFATAVAENRPPAIPGADGAMATAVVAAAYRSAERGEPVAVEY
- a CDS encoding aldo/keto reductase, which produces MESVRLGSTGIKTAPLSLGTWRFGLERDGVLETSREEAHELLDAAYDRGIDFIDTANSYGGGRSEQWIGEWLEDVDREDVVLASKVYWAMQGGESRNLSRKNIRAEIEGSLDRLGTDYLDIYYIHAWDPETPIAETLSVLSDLVREGRVHYLAASNTAAWQLTKALWQSDVHGWDRFEIVQPKFNVAYQESPDEVLSVCADQDLAVCPYSPLEGGFLTGKYERDGDAPSDSRGARESWERRFEDRQWRVLDEVRDIADVKEVTPAQVALRWLIDQEAYTCVPIVGARSVSQLDENVGATAFELSGEERTRLTDAYEGESA
- a CDS encoding IclR family transcriptional regulator yields the protein MMTNEARNPVKGVQTSLDIIDALQEHDRVGVTALANELGISKGTVHCHLATLRQNGYVVKDAGKYRLGLRFIDVAHRVRDRHALYDLVTDEVDELAKKSGELALFTVEEQHKGICLYKASGEQAVRTQLYVGYRNNLYHTAVGKAILAYKPQSELNAILEATDFESLTNETITDEQALRDELEQVRETGFAYNREETIPGLVGVGAPIRNQDGGVYGAISVIGPTSRMSDDRLEEISELIYHTVNVIEINATSL